The sequence GGAGGGGTAAATGTTGCCTGGGCCTGGACCAAGGCAAAGGGTGCTGAGCCAAGGAGTCTGGGTGGGCCACTGTCCCTCTCACCTTCTTGTACCGGCGAGACATGGTTTTCTCCCAGTGTGAAGTCATCTCCACCCACTTCATCTCCCTCTGCCGGATAAGGTCTGCGGGAGGGTGACCTGGCCTGGGAGCACATGTCAGACATGCAGATGCAGGGCAGCTGTTCCTGGGAGCCTACATCTGACACTCTCAGTGCAACCTGTGTAGCCACTGGGGAATTGACCTGTCACCCAGGAGTTGCCAGTAGTTGTTATGGGGACAGGAAAGGATGTGGCTCTGATGTGGGCAGAAGCAGGAAAGACTAAAGGGGGTGTGTAGATGTgcgttgggggaggggctggttgGCTGTCCCCAGAATAGGGGCGCAGACAACTCATAGCAGAAGCTGAGTGGACAGAACCCTGTACTAGAAGCCAGGAGTCCCTGAGTCCCTGGTTCTGTCTCTGAGCTGcggtgtgacctcaggcaagttccTTTGTGTCTCTGGGCTCATTATCCTATCTATAGATTGGGAAAGGGACGTGTGGGGGAAgaggtgtgggtttctgtgatTTGGATTTGGGATTCTTGGGCCAGAGATTAAAAGAGGAAGAATTTTTGGCTCCAAGGGTGGGTGCATACCCTCGGAGACTGGGCGTAAAAGAGGCAtacttggccctagctggtttggctcagtggatagagtgttggcctgcggattgaagggtcccaggttcgattccagtcaagagcacatgcctgggttgtgggcttgatccccagtgaggggtgtgccggaggcagccaatcaatgattctctctcatcattgatgtttttctctctccctctcccttcctctctgaaatcaataaaaatatttttttaaaagaggcatACTTGGACATGCtacccccagccctgccacttcCTTAGGATTCTACCTGGAGCCTGAGGAGTGACACTGGTTGAACCCCAGACCCGCCCAGGACCCTTGAGGTTGGGCCTCACTCTAgaaatcagccctcagcccccaccctcaATCCATGcattcccccaaccccccacccttcacccccCACTTCCTTCCCCACTTACCCTGGCTCTGCTGAGCTGCCCCCAATGAAGCCATAGCGGTCAGCCTGGCGATATGGGCCCGGGCCACTCAGCTCTGAGTCAGAACCCAAAGAGCTGGAGTCATCCTGCACCAGGTCCTCACCCAGGGACTGGGCCATGCTGTCGCAGACCCCCAATGTAACAGCTGCAAGATGCGGGGAAAGCGAGTGTGAGAGGCAgctcctggccagtctgggcctGGGCTCCCACGCAGCCAGTCCCCAGCCGCAGATCCTGGCTGCGAGGGTAGGGAGGAGGTTTCAGGGTCTCTCACCAAGCCCCTCTATCCCCTCTTCTGGAGGGGTGGGCCCTGAAGTGGCAGAAAAGCCAGGCCTCCGTACAGagacccagccccaggcccagccccagctcacCTTCCTGCTGCACCTCACCtcctcctctcacttcctcctcaGCCACAGCTTCAGCAACTCActgggggcccctccccaatgtgtgtgggggggtcacCCCTTCCTTTCTGAGGCTCTTCCTGCCTACCCCAGTGTCCCTGGGCCATCAGCTCCTCCCTCTACCCTTTGGGCAGGCGTGGGTTCCTGTGCTGGCTGTGACGGGGCCAGGGTTGCCAGAGGTAGAGAGACCAGGCGTCCTCTAGTTTTAAGTAGACTAGCATGTAAAACACTCAATTCAGTGAGCCAGTGAGAATTATGGTTTACTTAATATTTGCTCTTTACAaagtaatacttttaaaaatatgtgtgtgttttcatttttatcaatttcagagaggaagagaggagagatagaaacatcaatggtgagagaatcattgaccggctgcctcctgcacgccccacactggggatggagcccacaagccaggcctgtgccctgactgggaatggaactgtgatgtcctggttcataggtggacccTAAACCACTGAGTTATGACGGCCGGGCCAAAGTAATACTTTTAACGTGCACACATGCAGCATTATTATGCTACACAATAGGCAATGATGGGgctcataaataaatattaatttaggtTGCACCACAGACAGTGGGGCCCCAAAAGGGCTGGGAGTTCTGGTCAGCCGCCTGGAGGGCCACAGAGACTCAGGAGACAGGTCCTCCGTGAATGGGACCAGCCCCTCCCTTGCgatctctgagtctcagttcccTTTTCTGCACTTGAAGGACTGAGTCCACGGTGTCTGGGAAACAATCACCAGGTGGGAAGGACTGCTCAGGtcctgagagagaaaaacaacttcCAACGTACTTCCGGCTGCAGAGCCTCGGAAAGGGGCTGGGTGATGCCGAGCAGGGGCGGAACCAGCCTCAACCTCGCCCCACgaagccccgcccccggccgggccccgccccgcccccggtccgccccgccccgccccgccccgaagCCCCGCCCCCggtccgccccgccccgccccggagcCCCGCCCCCCGGGGCGCCGCGGCCACTGCGCTAGGGTCCAGCGGAGGCGCTATGGAGCCGGGGCCGCGGGCCGGGGAgcgagcggggcggggcggggcggaccGGGGAGGGCGGAAGGAGCTCCAGGCCGGAAGGAGGCCGCGGAGGGCGGGAGGCAGGAGCGGGCCCGGAGCTGCTGGGCCGGAGCGGCGGAGCCGCCATGTCCGACAGTGAGAAGCTCAACCTGGACTCGATCATCGGGCGCCTGCTGGAAGGTTGGCTGCGGGCGGGGGAGGTCGGCTCCCACTGCGCCCTgacccccggccccgcccggaAGTGGCGCGCGGGGgcgcctgcccctcccagggccgcTTAGACGGGCGGGGACGGGCCGCGAGGTCCCACGGCCTCAGCCACCCCCCCACTCGCGACCCGCTTGGGGgatctggggctgctggggcacGGGGAGtcccctctcctgggcctggGGCGCACGGTTGGCCTGATCTTTTGGAGCGAGGGAGAAACCTagacagcccccccaccccacccaagggTCCGTCGCCGAGGGGTTTGGAGCGGCGGCACCTGCGCACAGCAGTCCCTTGGAGCGCCTTGTGGGTAGTTGGGAGGCTACCTCGGGTCCTGGGAGGCGCAGCAGCACCATCTGTCCGGGGCAAGGAGGGGCCCTGGCGCCCCCAGAAGTGCCCTTGGGGCACCCGTGTCGCCCAGCCTCCTCCTGTCTGGGGGACCAGGGTCCTGACGCCCGTTCTGCCCCCAGTGCAGGGCTCGCGGCCTGGGAAGAATGTACAGCTGACGGAGAACGAGATCCGTGGCCTGTGCCTCAAATCCCGGGAGATTTTCCTGAGCCAGCCCATCCTTCTGGAGCTGGAGGCACCCCTCAAGATCTGCGGTGAGACTCCTGCCCAGGCTCCTTTGTTTCCTGAAGGCCGCACTGGCCCCCCAAATCCCTGGATCCTTCTAATCTTGAGCCCAACCCTGGCCCTGGGTTCAAGTCTAGACCCTGCACCAGTGCTGACCTGGTTCCCTGGGTCACAGGTGACATCCATGGCCAGTACTACGACCTCCTGCGGCTGTTCGAGTACGGGGGCTTCCCTCCAGAGAGCAACTACCTCTTCCTGGGGGACTATGTAGACCGGGGCAAGCAGTCGCTGGAGACCATCTGCCTGCTGCTGGCCTATAAGATCAAGTACCCCGAGAACTTCTTCCTGCTCCGTGGGAACCACGAGTGTGCCAGCATCAACCGCATCTACGGCTTCTACGATGAGTGTGAGTAGCTTTGTGCCTGGGGCTGCCCAAGGCCTGAAGAGCTCTCCCTGTTATTCAGTTGGCCTGGTGGTAGGCGTATCCATgtctggcagagccctgccctcctgccatgGGGTCTGGCACTCAACAGGGGTCTGGTGAGTGGTTGCTGACTGAAGGGCTAATGCAGAACCCTGTCTGGTGACACTCCCTCTAGTACATCTCCTACTTAAGCACTTAGGACACCTGTCTGGACTGGACTCTGCTGGCCAGCAGCTGAGATAAACCAGACCCTGTCTTGGCCTGGTCCTGCTCATAGGGTGGGGGTGGATGCTAACCCCAACACTGTTCCAGATTGGAACTTTGGGGTTCCGTGGATTCAGCTACTGTAGAAGTCCCCCTAGAAGGCTGgtaggcagtgtgtgtgtggtgggggttcccttcttctctcccatgCTCTTCTCCCAGCTGTGTCTGGGAGGCGCTGGAGGCCAGTTCATGAGCCATTCTCCTTCCCCTGGGCAGGCAAGAGGCGCTACAACATTAAACTGTGGAAAACCTTCACCGACTGCTTCAACTGCCTGCCCATTGCAGCCATCGTGGACGAGAAGATCTTctgctgccacggaggtgagGGCGGCTCCGGGGCGCCTGCTGAGGGAGCTCATGGGAAGAAGCTGTCAGCTAGAGGACTTGTTCCTAGTCGCCTGGAACAGctctccctggggcctgggcttgGATGTCACATCGCAGGATGGTCCCCTGCTCCTGGGTGTTAGGGTGCACTCTCCGCTGTTGTGGCCTCAGCATTACGCATGGAATTTGCTTGCTCCTTTCTCTAGGGAGCTCTGTGCTCCTAGAAGGCAGGGACTTAAAAGAGGCAGAAGGTAATGAGTTCTGTCTGCCTGGGTTCCCAAAATCCAGGAGAGCCAGGGGGTAGTGGTGGAGTGTATGCGCGCGCAAAAGCTGATTGGCCAGGGCTTTTGGGGGTGGTGGGCATCCTTGTTTTGCGGCTTGAGGAAGTGACGTGCCACCTGTGTCCTCCAGGTCTGTCCCCCGACCTACAGTCCATGGAGCAGATTCGGCGCATCATGCGGCCCACAGAcgtgcctgaccaggggctgctgTGTGACCTGCTGTGGTCTGACCCCGACAAGGACGTGCAGGGCTGGGGCGAGAACGACCGCGGCGTCTCCTTTACCTTTGGGGCTGAGGTGGTGGCCAAGTTCCTACACAAGCACGACTTGGACCTCATCTGCCGGGCACACCAGGTGGGCCGGCAGCTCTGGTCCAGGTAGGAGAGggccctgggcagccagcactTGCTTAACTATCTGCCCCGTCCTTGTCCAGGTGGTAGAAGATGGCTATGAGTTCTTTGCCAAGCGGCAGCTGGTGACACTCTTCTCAGCTCCCAACTACTGCGGCGAGTTTGATAATGCTGGCGCCATGATGAGTGTGGACGAGACGCTCATGTGCTCCTTCcaggtggggatggggaaggaaggggctggTGGCCCATGGCTCAGCCCCATGAGCCTGACCAGTGTTGTCTCTTTTAGATCCTCAAGCCCGCCGACAAGAACAAGGGGAAATATGGGCAGTTCAGTGGCCTGAACCCTGGTGGCCGGCCCATCACCCCACCCCGTAACTCCGCCAAAGCCAAGAAATAGCCTCCACGTGCCCGCCCTCTGCCCTAGATGGTGGATTGTACAGAAACCAcgcagcatgggggggggggtcatgctGACTTCCTAGGCCTGCTGTCACAGGGAACATGGAGCCttgatgtttttttccttttttttaatgaatcaatAGCAGTGTCCAAGCCCCCAGGGCTCCCTCTGCCTGTGCCTCGGTGGCTGCAAGCAGGATCCTGGGGCTGAGGCTGCAGCTCAGGGCAAAGCAGGGCCAGATTGTGGGTCTCCAGCCTTGCTTGGCCTCAGGGCTGGCAGCCGGATCCTGGGCAACCCATCTGGTCTCTTGAATAAAGGTCAAAGCTGGATTCTTGCCCTGGCTTGTCTCCCTTGTCCCAAACAGTGGGCCTGGCACTCTTTTGCCCAGAGCCACTTGCAAGGGGTGGCTTGCCAGGCACGGGGCCCCAGCCACATGTTAAGGTCCACAGGGCCTTCTTAGAATTCCCAGCCAGAgccaaaaaatattgaaaaagcaaggccagccagccagccatagCACATCCCCGATTTGGAGGAGGGACAAGTCATGATTGTCAGAAAAAGTTGATCAATGGGCCAGCAGCCCCACTGTGATTTCTTAAGGAAGATAGGTGTCCAGCTTCTGTTTCAAGGTTGGAATAAGGTGTGGGACCTCCTATCAGGTGGACCTCCCCTCGAAACAGACATGATTGTTTGGGGGACATGACAGGGCCCAGGCCAGTTACCAATAGCTGGTTGGGGCATGGGGATGCAGCAGGACCAGCCAGCTCAGCTCCAGCCCACCTTTACCAGCGCCAGCGTGGAGACCCAGCCCTGTCCCTGGCTGGCgctgaggagccagaggctgtGGCTTCATCTAGCCAGGGCCTCTGGGCACAGAAGAGGTTCTCAGGTCAGCCTTCACCCTCACTGTCTTCAGCCAACACAGGGCTGGGgcccagcggggagtgtgcaggagccagGATGGAGCCAAAGAACAGTGAGCGGAACTGGAAGAACAGGGAGCTGAGTGAGCTGTGGAGGCTGCTCCCACCTGGCatcccctcctctgcctccactcccagcccctaccttcttgggtgggggggtcccaggCACTGTACTGAGCTCAGCCTCAGCTTCATCTTCTTCCCCTTCGGAGTTGCAGGGAGGCTGGAGGCCAGgtgagagggagatggaggggagtGTTCTTGAGCTCTCACTGCCCACAGTGGTTTCCATGGCGATCATGTAAGAGTCAATGTCGTCACTGGCAAAGTCATCCGGCTGGGGGGTGCTGCAGGTAAAGATGATGTCGGTGAGAAACAGGAAAAGAGCCCACCTTTGAGGGCTGTGGTGGGGGTTGGTGTGGGGACCTTGTGACCACTGGTGATCTCTTAGTTTTATTACTTCCTTATTTGGTTGGAGGAGAGAGGATACAAGGGTTAAGTGGCGACTTCCTGGAGGGGCTGGGCCTGGAATCTTTTGATTAGAGTTCAAACAGGGGCCTGAGGGAGGCATCCTGGGGGCCCATTTAgctcagctgggggaggggaatagTAAGTGCGGGGAGCTGGGCCGCTTTGGGCCCAATATCTCACCTTCCCAGGGGGTAGGAGCTGGAGAGCACAAAGGCCCAGGGacctgctgggcaggggccagactgaacttcctccccagcccacctgcccttCCAGCCACCTGCTTTTCACCCCAGGCAGTCCCTAGCCCCCAGcaaccccctttccctcctaGTCTGGGAGGAAGCTCAGTGGGGAGGTCTCGGCCAGAGAAGGAAACTAGCCTGACCTTGGGGACACTTCCCCTGGGTGGGAGGGACCTCTGAGCACAGCTGACCAGGAAGGCTGAGCCTGTGAGGCTGGAAGCTGCAAGCACTGTAGGGGCTGGGGCCTTACAGGAAATGTCTGTATGGAGGGGGAGGTATTGAAGCTGGAGGCAGCAGGCTCAGGCCAGGGTGCTCAGAGCCACTTGGGAGGGTGGGCCCATGGAAACCCTCACCTGTGGGCCTGGCGCTGAGGCACTGGCTGGCAGGGCTCTGAGAAGTGCACGTCCTGGGAGTTTGGGGTTGGCTCCGAGAGTGTAGCCAGAACAAAGTGGCCATCCAGCAGAGAGTCCTTGATGGCAAAGATGGCTGGCCTGGACAGATGATGGGTCCCAGACAAGGTAAGGGCCCTTTGGCTCCTGGCACCCCagagccctcccctccctgtcctgaGGCTGGGAATTACCTGCCGGGAGCATCGAAGTGAATGCTAAGAGATAAGTTTGCTGACTCTGCGAAGCTCAGGAGCCcctgggaggagagagcagagcagtgaggccttGGGCAGGACAGGGAGGATGGGATGGTGAGGGTATGGGGGGAACCTCACCCGGAATTCTTTGAGGCAGAAAGTGATGGCCACCCCTTCTTCAGCCTGCAGCTGCTGGAAATCCTCCTGCCCAATGCTCATCTCAGTCACCATGGCTTTGATGGGGCTGCCTGTGGGGGCAGGAACAAGAGAAACCTGGGCCCATAGGTCCTAGCTCCTCCCACCCCATCATTCCCTATCCCAGGCCCTGTCCAGACCCCTCACCTGCCTCTTCCTCCTGGTAGCTTCGCAGGATGACCCTGCGACCATGGCCAATGCCCAGTGTCACTTCAGCCAGTGCAGGGGGGAAGGGCAGAACAGCCTCCCCCAGAAGCCTGTGAGGAGGGCAGAGCATTACACCTAAGGCTTGGCCCTACCCAGTGGTTTTGCTCTCAGAGGACCTGAGGCAGGACAGTGACACACGCACCAGTATGGAAGGGGGATTGCCATGAGCCAGGCCTAACATGCCCCAGGAAGGAGGACAGGGTGAGCAAGGCATGGTTCCTGCCCCATCAAAAGCTCCCAGGCTGTCATGGCAGCAAAGTCCACTGTAAGGGACAGGACAGACAAGAGTAGAGCCCAGAGAAAGCAGCAGGCAGGCAACACCTGTCCATCCAGGGGTGGGACACCACACCCATTCTATCCTTACCACTTGGCCTTCAAAAAGAACCCTACATCCTTGTTTTCTAGGGATACATGGTAATAAGTAGTTACAAATGAAGTAATATTTAGAATTAGCCTCAAGACATTTGGGACAGGAGCTGGCATCttctatatgtatttaaaattgtaagaaaaagaaaaaattactcattaaaaaagagaaatagccTCAAAATCCAGTCCAGAGGTGATCgccttccctctttctctaccTAAAGGAGCAGTGCCatacacagaactcagaaaccACAGAGTCAGGACCCAAAGGGACCTTCAAGTTACATGCCTATGGCTCCTAAAAGAAATGAACAAGACCTTGGGCTACTTGAATGCCAGGAGCACCCAGCATGGGCAGGAAGGGAGCTACCCTCTGCACTCGTCTTCCCCAGGGACCTGGGCCTCCACTGCAGTCCCGGCCTCCCAGCCCCCGGGGGCTCGGATTGCCCGATGGTTCCAGCTCTGGCGCTGCTTGTTAGGCAGGCCTCCTGGACCAcaacctccccacccagcctcctgccTTGACCTGAGGACTCAAGGCTAAAGTCAGGGCAGGTAGGGAGAGGCTGCCCCTGAGTGGGGAGCACCCCAGAAGGATAACCAAGCCAAAGGCGGGTCTGAACCTGAGCTACAAAGCTTGACGACGGACTTTCagggctgcccaggccagagACCGACTCTCCagagggctggccggccaggaaGACAAGCTGGGCCCTTGGGGTGAGACTATAGGCTCCTGAAGACAGTGAGGAGCCTACAGCAAGGGAGCCCCTGTCCCTCCTCTACTCCCCCTCTTAAAGAGACAGACAAGGACCTGAGAGCAAACGGGGCTGGATGACTGCTGAGGTTCACACGAACCCTGTAGGAAAAATGGTAGCGGTGCCTCCTTAAATTGACCCTTGAGGCCCCAAAGAAGGAAGACAGAGACCTAGGGCTCAGCTTTCGGGAAGGTGGTGTACTTACTTTGCTGGGGCCCGGAGCAGATAGGGGCACGAGGCTGGGTCGAAGACAGCCTGCAGGGACTCACAGTCCTGGAAGGACAGGTTGTGAGTCTTTCTCACCCCTGGACGGGCAGACAGAGTCTCAGGACCTCGCCAacctccacccccacaccccaggaACCCCCTTGCTGGCCAGCTGCCCACTCACCGTATTTGCAGTGCAGCTGGACCACCAGGCGGCTGCTCCTGCCATTCAGGGAGATGCAGCATTTCTCCACTGTCTTCTCCAGCATCACCAGCGAGCGGAAGACTGACAGGAACGACTAGGTGGgggaaacacatcaggccaacaCTGCGCCTCCAACAACCAGTTCTCACGTCCCTGTGGGCCCTAGCCCATCATGGGCTCAGGACCGTCACGCCAGGAAGGGAGCTCCCACAACTATTGGTCATTGACACATTTCCAGGCCTCTGTTCATGCTGCTCCCTGTCTGGATGCCTTGCAACACCTGCTTGAATGTCACCTCTCTCTCCAGGTCCCTGGTAGGGTTGACCACCCTCTCCTCGTCTGCATTCCCCTCTGCAGATGTCTTCACTGTGCTCCCCGCTGCACTGTGCACTGGACTGCCCCTGCACACACCTCTCTCCCCAGTCAGCATCTACTGAGTGCCCAGAGCAGCCGCACTGCtgcaggggctcctggggggtGCAGTACCGCTGCTGAGGGAAGGACCTCACCTTCATCAGGATCTTACAGCGCAGTGGGTCCTG is a genomic window of Myotis daubentonii chromosome 9, mMyoDau2.1, whole genome shotgun sequence containing:
- the PPP1CA gene encoding serine/threonine-protein phosphatase PP1-alpha catalytic subunit, whose product is MSDSEKLNLDSIIGRLLEVQGSRPGKNVQLTENEIRGLCLKSREIFLSQPILLELEAPLKICGDIHGQYYDLLRLFEYGGFPPESNYLFLGDYVDRGKQSLETICLLLAYKIKYPENFFLLRGNHECASINRIYGFYDECKRRYNIKLWKTFTDCFNCLPIAAIVDEKIFCCHGGLSPDLQSMEQIRRIMRPTDVPDQGLLCDLLWSDPDKDVQGWGENDRGVSFTFGAEVVAKFLHKHDLDLICRAHQVVEDGYEFFAKRQLVTLFSAPNYCGEFDNAGAMMSVDETLMCSFQILKPADKNKGKYGQFSGLNPGGRPITPPRNSAKAKK
- the RAD9A gene encoding cell cycle checkpoint control protein RAD9A produces the protein MKCLVTGGNVKVLGKAVHSLSRIGDELYLEPLEDGLSLRTVNSSRSAYACFLFAPLFFQLYQAAAPGQDPLRCKILMKSFLSVFRSLVMLEKTVEKCCISLNGRSSRLVVQLHCKYGVRKTHNLSFQDCESLQAVFDPASCPYLLRAPAKLLGEAVLPFPPALAEVTLGIGHGRRVILRSYQEEEAGSPIKAMVTEMSIGQEDFQQLQAEEGVAITFCLKEFRGLLSFAESANLSLSIHFDAPGRPAIFAIKDSLLDGHFVLATLSEPTPNSQDVHFSEPCQPVPQRQAHSTPQPDDFASDDIDSYMIAMETTVGSESSRTLPSISLSPGLQPPCNSEGEEDEAEAELSTVPGTPPPKKFRSLFFGSILAPAHSPLGPSPVLAEDSEGEG